In the genome of Sphingomonas naphthae, one region contains:
- a CDS encoding MFS transporter — translation MNRPFAAASILPDQHAEPASSHQKSKLWSIFGGSLGNLVEWYDWYVYSAFTLYFAPVFFPSDDSTAQLLNAAAIFAVGFLMRPLGAWLMGMYADRKGRKAGLTLSVMLMGGGSMMVAVIPGYATIGVAAPLLLLFARLLQGLSVGGEYGASATYLSEMAHHKRRGFFSSFQYVTLIAGQLLALCVLLILQRFLSEPQLEQWGWRIPFAVGGVMAITVFYLRRGLRETDAFQDVQAEGDKPKSAGWTLFRDHPREVLIVMALTAGGTLAFYAYSTYMQKFLVNSAGFGRQTATAIMASALFIYMLLQPVAGALSDRIGRKPLLVAFGVGGVLFTTLIFTRLETVTSSFTAFLLVLGGLVIVTGYTSINAVVKAELFPAHIRTLGVALPYALANTLFGGTAEYGALWLKQADMERGFYWYVTAMIGLSLIVYLRLPDTRTHNRMPDA, via the coding sequence ATGAACCGCCCTTTCGCCGCCGCATCCATCCTGCCCGATCAGCATGCGGAGCCGGCGTCATCGCACCAGAAGAGCAAATTATGGTCGATCTTCGGCGGGTCGCTCGGCAACCTGGTCGAATGGTATGACTGGTACGTCTATTCGGCCTTCACCCTCTATTTCGCGCCGGTCTTCTTCCCCAGCGACGACAGCACCGCGCAGCTGCTGAACGCCGCCGCGATCTTCGCGGTCGGCTTCCTCATGCGCCCGCTCGGCGCGTGGCTGATGGGGATGTACGCCGATCGCAAGGGCCGCAAGGCGGGGCTCACGCTTTCGGTGATGCTGATGGGCGGCGGATCGATGATGGTCGCGGTCATCCCCGGCTATGCCACGATCGGGGTGGCGGCGCCGCTGCTGCTGCTGTTCGCGCGCCTGCTGCAAGGGCTCAGCGTCGGCGGCGAATATGGCGCCAGCGCCACCTATCTGTCGGAAATGGCGCATCACAAGCGCCGGGGTTTCTTCTCCAGCTTCCAATATGTCACGCTGATCGCCGGGCAGCTTCTGGCGCTGTGCGTCCTCCTGATCCTGCAACGCTTCCTGAGCGAGCCGCAGCTGGAGCAATGGGGCTGGCGCATCCCCTTCGCGGTCGGCGGCGTGATGGCCATCACCGTTTTCTACCTGCGGCGCGGCCTGCGCGAGACCGACGCCTTTCAGGACGTGCAGGCCGAGGGCGACAAGCCCAAGTCGGCCGGCTGGACGCTCTTCCGCGATCATCCGCGCGAGGTGCTGATCGTGATGGCGCTCACCGCTGGCGGCACGCTCGCCTTCTACGCCTACAGCACCTACATGCAGAAATTCCTGGTCAACAGCGCGGGCTTCGGCCGCCAGACCGCGACCGCGATCATGGCCTCGGCGCTGTTCATCTACATGCTGCTCCAGCCGGTCGCGGGGGCCTTGTCCGATCGGATCGGCCGCAAGCCGCTGCTGGTGGCTTTCGGCGTCGGCGGCGTGCTGTTCACAACCCTGATCTTCACCCGGCTGGAGACGGTCACCTCCTCCTTCACCGCCTTCCTGCTCGTGCTGGGCGGGCTGGTGATCGTCACTGGCTACACATCGATCAACGCCGTGGTGAAGGCGGAGCTGTTTCCGGCGCATATCCGCACCCTCGGCGTCGCTTTGCCGTACGCGCTCGCCAACACGCTGTTCGGCGGCACCGCCGAATATGGCGCGCTGTGGCTGAAGCAGGCCGACATGGAGCGCGGCTTCTACTGGTATGTCACCGCGATGATCGGCCTCTCGCTGATCGTCTATCTGCGCCTGCCCGACACACGCACGCACAACCGGATGCCGGACGCGTGA
- a CDS encoding FecR family protein, whose product MVGRYRSAEEREALELEAARRFLKARSTDSEQDWDEALAWAGEDPAHGFAFAKAEASWELTERLREGHPDLRPAMAVPLVETGTAAGWISGRIGRRGVIGLIAATMVGVIATVTIQLQGSVDRYRTALGEEREVRLADGSILHLNTDTSVEVALRDDARRIQLLKGEARFDVAHDTARPFLVTAGSATVRAVGTAFNVRLRSDLTELTVIEGMVAVQDGASRSSRVGAGTGAAIRSGTVAVTPLAPASVKQRMAWQNGLIEFDGDTLAQAVEEFNRYRASPLVIGDPQLASLRIGGTFRAQKSADFVNALEVGFGIRAIEGHDNSIILVPATARE is encoded by the coding sequence TTGGTTGGTCGCTACCGAAGCGCGGAGGAACGGGAAGCGCTCGAGCTGGAGGCCGCTCGACGCTTTCTTAAGGCGCGCTCGACGGACAGCGAGCAGGATTGGGACGAAGCGCTGGCCTGGGCCGGCGAGGATCCCGCGCACGGCTTCGCCTTCGCCAAGGCCGAGGCCAGCTGGGAACTGACCGAGCGGCTGCGCGAAGGCCATCCCGATCTACGCCCGGCCATGGCGGTTCCGCTGGTTGAAACCGGCACCGCCGCCGGCTGGATCAGCGGGCGGATCGGCCGGCGTGGCGTGATCGGGCTGATCGCCGCCACGATGGTGGGCGTGATCGCCACCGTGACAATCCAGTTGCAGGGCTCGGTCGATCGCTATCGCACCGCACTGGGCGAGGAGCGCGAGGTCCGGCTCGCCGACGGCTCGATCCTCCACCTCAACACCGACACGTCGGTCGAAGTGGCGCTGCGCGACGATGCGCGGCGCATCCAGCTGCTCAAGGGCGAGGCGCGCTTCGATGTCGCGCATGACACGGCCCGCCCCTTCCTCGTCACCGCCGGCAGCGCCACGGTCCGCGCGGTCGGCACCGCCTTCAACGTGCGTCTCCGATCCGACCTGACCGAACTGACCGTGATCGAGGGCATGGTCGCGGTGCAGGACGGCGCCTCGCGCTCCAGCCGCGTCGGCGCGGGCACGGGCGCGGCGATCCGCAGCGGCACCGTCGCGGTCACGCCTCTGGCGCCGGCCTCGGTCAAGCAGCGCATGGCGTGGCAGAACGGGCTGATCGAATTCGACGGCGACACGCTCGCCCAGGCGGTCGAGGAGTTCAACCGCTACCGTGCGAGCCCGCTCGTCATCGGCGATCCGCAACTGGCGTCGCTGCGCATCGGCGGCACCTTCCGCGCGCAGAAATCCGCCGATTTCGTCAATGCGCTGGAGGTGGGCTTCGGCATCCGCGCGATCGAAGGCCATGATAATTCGATCATATTGGTGCCGGCCACCGCGCGCGAGTAG
- a CDS encoding RNA polymerase sigma factor yields the protein MVESVRERLDWFKAAILPHEGALRARLRRILPQGADVDDVVAETMTRAFANGEIGKTTTGRAYLFQIARNLLIDEARRNKIVSFEVLSDLDLLHADHSAEATLQARDELRHLQAIVDTLPQQCRRAFILRRVYDRSIGEIAEEMGLSVSTVDKHLTRAAAKIMQAIGQYEDFGFGWSLPKRGGTGSARAGGRSTLS from the coding sequence GTGGTAGAGTCTGTCAGAGAACGGCTTGATTGGTTCAAGGCGGCGATATTGCCCCACGAGGGCGCGCTCCGGGCGCGCCTGCGCCGAATCCTTCCACAAGGCGCCGATGTCGACGATGTCGTCGCCGAGACGATGACGCGGGCCTTCGCCAACGGCGAGATCGGAAAGACCACCACCGGCCGCGCCTATCTGTTCCAGATCGCCCGCAACCTGCTGATCGACGAAGCCCGCCGCAACAAGATCGTCTCCTTCGAGGTGCTGTCCGATCTCGATCTTCTCCACGCCGATCATTCGGCCGAGGCGACGCTCCAGGCCCGCGACGAGCTTCGTCACCTTCAGGCGATCGTCGATACGCTGCCGCAACAATGCCGCCGCGCCTTCATTTTGCGTCGCGTGTACGATAGATCGATCGGCGAGATAGCAGAGGAGATGGGCTTGTCCGTTTCTACGGTCGACAAGCATCTGACGCGCGCTGCTGCAAAGATCATGCAGGCCATCGGCCAATATGAGGATTTCGGGTTTGGTTGGTCGCTACCGAAGCGCGGAGGAACGGGAAGCGCTCGAGCTGGAGGCCGCTCGACGCTTTCTTAA